From the genome of Zalophus californianus isolate mZalCal1 chromosome 5, mZalCal1.pri.v2, whole genome shotgun sequence:
gcatatacatatatatatataaacatgtgtaaatatgtatatatatatttatacaaatgtttataCAAACCAGTGACAATATATAGTTTCACCCTTGTCAGTCTTTTAACTAGCTCTCTTTATATGAAGGGCAGATTTCAAGTAGTTGTTTATCTGGATTTCTCTACCTTAAATGTGcttattatttaacaaaatattacttGTTACTACATAGCTTATTTTCTCAAACTCTGCCATGGAGTTGAGATAGTCCAATTCTGTTGATTGGTTAGGTTTCATTatactgtatttgttttatataatttcttctttttttatatagaaaatcttaaggtgagtaacaacaacaacagagctCCTTGCAGATCCTCCGCCCGAGGAGACACACGCAGCTAACATTGTCTTCTTCGCGTGACTCTCCCCGCGGGTTCTCTCTGGGCACAATGGCAACTCTTAAGGAAAAACTGATTGCACCAGTTGCAGAAGAAGAGGCAACCATCCCAAACAATAAGATCACTGTAGTGGGTGTTGGGCAAGTTGGTATGGCGTGTGCCATCAGCATTCTGGGAAAGTCTCTGGCTGATGAACTTGCCCTTGTGGATGTTTTAGAAGATAAACTCAAAGGAGAAATGATGGATCTGCAACATGGGAGCTTATTTCTTCAGACACCTAAAATTGTGGCAGATAAAGATTACTCTGTGACTGCCAATTCTAAGATTGTGGTGGTGACTGCAGGAGTCcgccagcaggaaggagagagccgGCTCAATCTGGTGCAGAGGAATGttaatgtcttcaaattcattatTCCACAGATGGTCAAGTACAGTCCTGATCGTATCATAATTGTGGTTTCCAACCCAGTGGATATTCTCACATATGTTACCTGGAAACTAAGTGGACTACCCAAGCACCGTGTAATTGGAAGTGGGTGTAATCTGGATTCTGCTAGATTTCGCTATCTTATGGCTGAAAATCTTGGCATTCATCCCAGCAGCTGCCATGGATGGATTTTGGGAGAACATGGCGATTCAAGTGTGGCTGTGTGGAGTGGAGTGAATGTGGCAGATGTTTCTCTTCAGGAACTGAATCCAGAAATGGGAACAGACGACAGTGAAAATTGGAAGGAAGTGCATAAGATGGTTGTAGAAAGTGCCTACGAAGTCATCAAGCTAAAAGGATATACCAACTGGGCTGTTGGATTAAGTGTGGCTGATCTCATTGAATCCAAGTTGAAAAATCTATCCAGGATTCATCCAGTGTCAACAATGGTGAAGGGGATGTATGGCATTGAGAACGAAGTCTTCCTGAGCCTTCCATGTATCCTGAACGCTCGGGGCTTAACCAGTGTGATCAACCAGAAGCTGAAGGATGATGAGGTTGCCCAGCTCAAGAAAAGTGCAGCTACCTTGTGGGACATCCAGAAAGACCTAAAAGATCTGTGACTTCTGGCTTCTAGGATGtagaaatttaaaactatgatGTGATTAACTGTGAGCCTTTAGTTTTTCATCCATATACATGGATCACagtttgcttttatcttcctaAATATGTGAATCTGGGCTCACAAAATCAAAGCCCATGTTGGTTTAATGCTTGCAATATGAGCccttgaacaaataaaattaactattgcAGTGtgaaaaaaacaccaccaccaccaccaccaccagaaagTTGGCTCTAGGAAATGAGTAAAGAATTAAAAGGCTTTCATTAACCTGTATGTCTTGGTGGCAGGTGCTCTCTGGCTATTGCCATTTTGATTGAGTCACTGGAGTCTCTGCTTATTGCATATGAAGGAATTAAAAACACAGCCTTCTCTATGTCTATAATTAGAGGAGTATTGCCATGGCCTTGAATACTACCTTCTTGTTAATGATACACCTTTTAAATAGTTTGCATATAAGAGGCCAGTAGTCAAGAGTTGCAGCTGCTTAAGAGATGAGAATCTAGGATAGTATTTCCTATCACTGTGTCTTTCCCTAAGGTTTTCTTGTGtgttatggggaaaaaaatgttctgtaattAGATCAATTTGAGAAAAActtatcttacagttttgtttctttttaattgtgatttttctCAGAATCTTTCATGCAAGATGTCCATGGTAACTCTCTTAAGAAAGTGTGGATTTCAGGCTTTCCTAACTCGGATCTCAGAAACGGATCTGCGTAGGACAGCTATGTAACACCACTTTGGATAACGCTGATCTAGAAAAATATATCTGGACCCTTTTGGAAGATTGAGGGACAAATTATACTGAgtagaagaaatgaagagcagTATGACAACCCAGAAGGAATGACTTCAGGTTTTTTATACCAGCAGAGCACCCAGTAATTATGAAATATAAGTAAGATAGGGTCAAAAAGCCAAGGG
Proteins encoded in this window:
- the LOC113929122 gene encoding L-lactate dehydrogenase B chain-like; amino-acid sequence: MATLKEKLIAPVAEEEATIPNNKITVVGVGQVGMACAISILGKSLADELALVDVLEDKLKGEMMDLQHGSLFLQTPKIVADKDYSVTANSKIVVVTAGVRQQEGESRLNLVQRNVNVFKFIIPQMVKYSPDRIIIVVSNPVDILTYVTWKLSGLPKHRVIGSGCNLDSARFRYLMAENLGIHPSSCHGWILGEHGDSSVAVWSGVNVADVSLQELNPEMGTDDSENWKEVHKMVVESAYEVIKLKGYTNWAVGLSVADLIESKLKNLSRIHPVSTMVKGMYGIENEVFLSLPCILNARGLTSVINQKLKDDEVAQLKKSAATLWDIQKDLKDL